A single window of Oreochromis aureus strain Israel breed Guangdong linkage group 5, ZZ_aureus, whole genome shotgun sequence DNA harbors:
- the LOC120440200 gene encoding bromo and FHA domain-containing protein DDB_G0267958-like encodes MMASENADANAGNDEETGPSAESNEHDYAHSADTNLASSSTDPPGEPLQSVPVQPSDSLQMELPEPAVGAEVDCPVGNEVEAQTGVNPQKTEDSQLAAPAIHRGGPRRVRRPEDKNCSCCRLEFERHGRSFNRRAVYTFTSPETVHWAFPGCVVHEKSFLCETCAQVIRSKCKRKQSGKRTLWLKPPPTKPSQVNDKKAAGCRMGKKSKAALLVSKSSYKAAFQMLWSSKGARKPMMEFWSKQLKNEMKMLSRLSDNPFHQKVSGKKPLSSFPWRRCLNWVQEKAPLVTTCLRSLFPDINALYKSNSQLTEEQAFMLLERRTVVALSIPLFTRNIWKNNFLQAALGAELRLQGCSGSALEILNTMGLCQNKDTVRLLLHRLRNGKDMDGEAGMNVKEEQLKEQMGEVMTDEEEEEEEEDEEEKDEEEEDDNEEEEEEEEMVMAVEEEVVEEEVHDGMQEEEEVEEDRAAEEKEEKKRKKRAKKQRKEEKRKERVKRKAKEQQEEDDDDDDDDDDDEDSEQKKKRVVVVRLGLLKGHSEVGRSDLSAP; translated from the exons ATGATGGCGAGTGAAAATGCTGACGCCAACGCGGGGAACGATGAGGAAACGGGTCCCTCAGCCGAATCTAACGAGCACGACTATGCCCACTCTGCGGACACAAACTTGGCGAGCTCTTCCACCGATCCTCCAGGAGAGCCCTTGCAGAGCGTCCCGGTGCAGCCCTCTGACTCCCTGCAAATGGAGCTTCCAGAACCCGCTGTGGGTGCAGAGGTAGACTGCCCCGTTGGGAATGAAGTGGAGGCACAGACCGGAGTAAACCCCCAAAAGACTGAAGACTCTCAGTTGGCTGCTCCGGCGATCCATCGCGGAGGTCCGCGGCGAGTGAGGCGGCCGGAGGACAAAAATTGCTCCTGCTGCAGGCTCGAGTTCGAGCGGCACGGTCGGTCCTTCAACCGGAGGGCGGTGTACACGTTCACCTCCCCGGAGACTGTGCACTGGGCCTTCCCGGGCTGCGTGGTCCACGAAAAGTCCTTCCTGTGCGAGACGTGCGCGCAGGTGATCCGGAGCAAATGCAAACGCAAACAGAGCGGGAAACGGACTCTGTGGCTGAAGCCGCCTCCAACCAAACCG TCGCAGGTGAATGATAAGAAGGCGGCAGGTTGCAGGATGGGGAAAAAGAGCAAAGCAGCGCTGCTTGTGAGCAAGTCCAGCTACAAAGCTGCTTTCCAAATGCTCTGGTCCTCTAAAGGTGCCCGGAAACCCATGATGGAGTTCTGGagcaaacagctgaaaaatgag ATGAAGATGCTGTCGCGACTGTCAGACAATCCCTTCCATCAGAAGGTATCAGGGAAAAAACCGCTGTCGTCCTTCCCCTGGCGGAGATGTCTGAACTGGGTTCAGGAAAAGGCTCCGCTTGTCACCACCTGCCTCCGCTCGCTGTTCCCAGACATCAATGCCCTCTACAAGAGCAACAG CCAGCTGACAGAGGAGCAGGCTTTCATGCTGCTGGAGCGACGGACTGTGGTGGCGCTCTCCATCCCTCTCTTCACCAGGAACATCTGGAAGAACAACTTCCTGCAGGCTGCTCTGGGGGCTGAGCTCCGCCTGCAGGGCTGCTCCGGGTCCGCCCTTGAAATCCTCAACACTATGGGCCTGTGCCAGAACAAAGACACCGTCAGGTTGCTGCTGCACAGACTGCGAAATGGCAAAGACATG GATGGAGAAGCCGGGATGAACGTTAAAGAAGAGCAACTGAAAGAACAGATGGGAGAAGTGATGacagatgaggaagaggaggaggaagaggaagatgaagaagagaaagatgaggaggaagaagatgacaatgaagaggaggaggaagaggaggaaatggTGATGGCAGTAGAAGAGGAGGTAGTTGAAGAGGAAGTGCACGATGGGAtgcaagaggaggaagaagttGAGGAGGATCGTGCAGcggaggaaaaagaagaaaagaagagaaagaagagggcaaaaaagcagaggaaggaggagaagaggaaggagagagTGAAACGAAAGGCaaaggagcagcaggaggaggatgatgacgacgacgacgacgacgatgatgatgaggacTCGGAGCAGAAAAAGAAGAGGGTAGTGGTTGTGAGGCTCGGATTGCTGAAGGGACACTCGGAGGTCGGACGATCGGATCTGTCAGCCCCTTAA
- the pdhb gene encoding pyruvate dehydrogenase E1 component subunit beta, mitochondrial — MAASLRCFLRSGKNTVSALQLRDFHRSAPAAVQMTVRDALNQAMDEELERDERVFLLGEEVAQYDGAYKVSRGLWKKYGDKRIIDTPISEMGFTGIAVGAAMAGLRPICEFMTFNFSMQAIDQIINSAAKTYYMSAGLQSVPIVFRGPNGASAGVAAQHSQCFAAWYGHCPGLKVVSPWNSEDAKGLLKSAIRDENPVVVLENELLYGVPFEMSEEAQSKDFTIPIGKAKIERQGNSITLVAHSRYVGHCLDAAAVLAKEGIECEVINLRTIRPMDVESIETSVMKTNHLVTVEGGWPQFGIGAEICARIMEGPAFNYLDSPVTRVTGVDIPMPYAKILEDHSLPQVKDIIFSVKKTLNI; from the exons ATGGCAGCGTCCCTGAGGTGCTTTCTCCGCTCCGGAAAG AATACCGTGTCAGCTCTGCAGCTGCGGGATTTTCACAGGAGCGCTCCGGCCGCAGTACAG ATGACAGTCCGTGATGCCCTGAACCAGGCAATGGATGAGGAGTTGGAGAGGGATGAGCGGGTGTTCCTGCTGGGTGAGGAAGTCGCCCAGTATGACGGTGCTTACAAG GTGAGCAGAGGGCTGTGGAAGAAGTATGGAGACAAACGAATCATTGACACTCCAATCTCAGAG ATGGGGTTTACTGGCATTGCAGTAGGAGCTGCTATG GCTGGTCTGAGACCCATCTGTGAGTTCATGACCTTTAACTTCTCCATGCAAGCCATTGACCAGATCATCAATTCTGCAGCAAAGACCTATTACATGTCAGCTGGGCTACAGTCAGTTCCAATCGTTTTCAGAGGCCCTAATGGAGCATCAGCAGGCGTCGCTGCACAGCATTCACAGTGCTTTGCTGCATG GTATGGTCACTGTCCAGGACTGAAGGTTGTAAGTCCATGGAACTCAGAAGATGCTAAAGGCCTCCTGAAATCAGCCATCAGAGATGAAAATCCTG TGGTGGTCCTGGAGAACGAGCTGCTGTATGGCGTTCCCTTTGAGATGTCAGAGGAAGCGCAGTCCAAAGACTTCACCATTCCCATTGGAAAAGCAAAGATTGAGAGACAAG GGAATAGCATCACCCTCGTTGCTCACTCTCGGTATGTTGGTCACTGCCTGGATGCCGCAGCTGTCCTTGCCAAAGAGGGAATAGAGTGCGAG GTGATCAACCTTCGCACCATCCGTCCCATGGATGTGGAGTCTATTGAGACCAGTGTGATGAAGACCAATCACCTGGTGACGGTTGAGGGTGGCTGGCCTCAGTTTGGGATTGGAGCAGAGATCTGTGCCAGGATCATGGAAG GTCCTGCCTTCAACTACCTGGATTCTCCTGTTACCAGAGTAACTGGCGTAGACATCCCCATGCCATATGCTAAAATCTTGGAGGACCACAGCCTGCCGCAAGTCAAAGACATCATCTTCTCTGTGAAAAAGACACTCAACATCTGA